A genomic segment from Candidatus Neomarinimicrobiota bacterium encodes:
- a CDS encoding AAA family ATPase, which translates to MTDKNKVSDIELTENLQASTRQIYEEVGKVIVGQKEIISSLLISLLSRGHCLLVGVPGLAKTLLIKTLSDVMDLSFNRIQFTPDLMPSDITGTEILEHDVDTDKREFRFIKGPVFANILLADEINRTPPKTQAALLEAMQEHQVTAGGQTHALDEPFFVLATQNPIEQEGTYPLPEAQLDRFMFNLKIDYPLENEEVEIVKSTTGLMMEEPKKVISKADIINYQNLVRGVPVADNVIEYAVRLTSLTRPGTNGSLSRVNEIVEWGAGPRASQYMILGAKARALLDGRTTPAIEDVVAMAKPVLRHRIVMSFTAEAEGVTADSLISQLLEESEHRL; encoded by the coding sequence ATGACTGATAAAAACAAAGTTTCAGACATAGAGTTAACAGAAAATTTACAAGCCTCTACTCGGCAAATCTATGAGGAGGTGGGAAAAGTTATTGTCGGCCAAAAAGAGATAATCTCGAGCCTATTGATTTCCCTTCTTTCGAGGGGGCATTGTTTGCTCGTCGGCGTGCCCGGACTCGCAAAAACGCTTCTGATCAAGACTTTGTCAGACGTCATGGATTTGAGTTTCAACAGGATTCAATTTACGCCAGACCTTATGCCGTCGGACATTACAGGCACAGAGATTCTTGAGCATGACGTAGACACCGATAAAAGAGAATTCAGATTTATAAAAGGTCCCGTCTTCGCGAACATCTTATTGGCTGATGAAATTAACAGGACTCCTCCCAAAACTCAGGCTGCGTTGTTGGAAGCGATGCAGGAACATCAGGTAACTGCAGGGGGTCAAACTCATGCGCTGGACGAACCGTTTTTTGTGCTGGCAACTCAGAATCCGATCGAGCAGGAGGGAACCTATCCACTTCCGGAAGCGCAGCTCGACAGGTTCATGTTCAATCTGAAAATAGACTACCCTCTCGAAAACGAAGAGGTGGAGATCGTGAAATCTACGACCGGATTGATGATGGAAGAACCGAAAAAGGTTATATCGAAGGCAGATATTATAAATTATCAAAATTTAGTGCGGGGTGTCCCGGTCGCCGATAACGTCATAGAATACGCGGTTCGACTCACATCACTTACGAGACCCGGCACAAACGGCTCGTTGTCGAGGGTTAATGAGATAGTCGAATGGGGCGCCGGACCCAGAGCGTCCCAGTACATGATCCTGGGCGCCAAAGCGCGTGCTCTTCTCGACGGGAGAACAACGCCGGCTATAGAAGACGTCGTCGCAATGGCAAAGCCGGTTTTGAGGCATCGGATTGTAATGAGTTTCACCGCCGAAGCGGAGGGAGTGACGGCAGACTCTCTGATTTCCCAACTGTTGGAAGAAAGCGAACACCGACTTTAA
- a CDS encoding DUF58 domain-containing protein, which produces MADRLKYLDPVALSAVKNMYIRARLIVEGFITGLHRSPYHGFSVEFSEHRQYIPGDESKHIDWKLFGKTDRYYIKQFEEETNLKAYIVLDSSASMNYSSGGVTKLEFASYIAASLTYLMLRQRDAVGLCIIDDKIRSYIPPSSRSTYLKLLLEQLENLSPGKETDLASNFHELAERIHRRGLIIILSDLMDDPEEVLNGLRHFRYNDHEVIVFHILDPMELDFNFPREALFSDMESGERISADPWHLKEDYALKMKEFIHAYKYGCLKQNIDYYRLDSSANLATALMDFLISRKKVVG; this is translated from the coding sequence ATGGCTGACCGCCTGAAATATTTAGACCCTGTGGCGCTTTCCGCGGTCAAAAACATGTACATCCGTGCGCGTTTGATAGTTGAGGGATTTATCACAGGGTTGCATCGAAGTCCCTATCACGGTTTCAGCGTAGAATTTTCGGAACACCGTCAATATATACCGGGTGACGAATCAAAACATATCGATTGGAAGCTCTTCGGAAAGACGGACAGATACTACATAAAACAGTTCGAGGAAGAGACAAACCTCAAAGCGTATATAGTGTTGGATTCAAGCGCATCAATGAATTATTCATCCGGCGGCGTGACCAAACTCGAGTTCGCCTCGTATATAGCGGCATCGCTCACGTATCTTATGCTCAGGCAGCGGGACGCAGTAGGGCTCTGTATCATCGACGACAAGATCCGATCGTACATCCCTCCAAGTTCGAGATCTACCTATTTGAAACTGCTGCTTGAGCAACTCGAAAATCTGTCTCCGGGTAAAGAAACCGATCTGGCTTCTAATTTCCACGAGCTCGCCGAACGAATACATAGACGCGGTCTGATAATAATACTCTCGGATCTGATGGATGACCCTGAAGAAGTGCTGAACGGGTTAAGACATTTTCGTTATAACGACCACGAAGTAATTGTATTTCACATACTCGATCCGATGGAACTCGATTTTAATTTCCCGCGCGAAGCGCTGTTCAGCGACATGGAGTCTGGAGAGCGCATAAGCGCCGACCCATGGCATTTAAAGGAAGATTACGCGCTGAAAATGAAAGAATTCATTCACGCATATAAATACGGGTGCCTCAAACAGAATATCGATTATTACCGGTTAGATTCTTCGGCGAACTTAGCCACGGCGTTGATGGATTTTTTAATTTCCCGGAAAAAAGTAGTCGGATAA